The following coding sequences lie in one Spea bombifrons isolate aSpeBom1 chromosome 5, aSpeBom1.2.pri, whole genome shotgun sequence genomic window:
- the TMUB1 gene encoding transmembrane and ubiquitin-like domain-containing protein 1 yields MALIEGVGDEVTLLFAVVILLTVLALAWVSTHTTDRLPTHWGPSVSDPGGTSLNSHPTHPRTDPSQSNGEPSPASDPAQSNGEPSPASDPAQSNREPSPASDPTKSNREPSPASDPTKSNRNTLPASDPTQSNTECSPSSDPTEGNREPSPASDLTQSNREPSPASDPSKSPSAIRETRYDNEPILSNDDSLPNTLRHRGPPNGPERAPSEVAGTIVLRLKFLNDTERLLTVRPSDTVLHIKQTYFPGQEDRVRLIYQGQLLRDDSQTVSALQLRDGCVLHCHISQHASGQGPRGPELVPVPLNIGSLLVPLLGLILMLLWYYKLQYPYAFTATATACLGGVTLLVGVMAFSSYRREF; encoded by the exons ATGGCTCTCATAGAAGGTGTTGGAGATGAGGTGACTCTCCTCTTCGCCGTAGTAATACTCCTCACTGTGCTGGCCCTGGCATGGGTATCGACACATACCACGGATCGCCTGCCCACGCATTGGGGACCATCAGTGTCAGACCCTGGGGGGACATCATTGAATAGCCATCCAACACATCCTAGAACTGACCCCAGTCAGAGTAACGGGGAACCCTCACCCGCTAGTGACCCCGCTCAGAGTAACGGGGAACCCTCACCCGCTAGTGACCCCGCTCAGAGTAACAGGGAACCCTCACCAGCTAGTGACCCCACCAAGAGTAACAGGGAACCCTCACCAGCTAGTGACCCCACTAAGAGTAATAGGAATACCTTACCCGCTAGTGACCCAACTCAGAGTAACACGGAATGCTCACCCTCTAGTGACCCCACTGAGGGTAACAGGGAACCCTCACCTGCTAGTGACCTCACTCAGAGTAACAGAGAACCTTCACCTGCAAGTGACCCCAGTAAGTCACCCTCAGCTATAAGGGAAACGCGCTATGATAATGAGCCCATCTTGAGTAATGATGACTCCCTTCCTAATACTCTGAGGCACCGGGGTCCTCCCAACGGTCCAGAAAGGGCCCCCTCAGAGGTGGCAGGCACTATTGTGCTGAGGTTGAAGTTCCTGAATGATACCGAGAGGCTGCTCACAGTCCGACCATCTGATACCGTCCTGCATATCAAACA GACGTATTTTCCCGGGCAGGAGGACCGTGTCCGGCTCATTTACCAGGGACAGCTCCTGCGCGACGATTCCCAAACGGTTTCTGCCCTGCAGCTGAGAGATGGATGTGTCCTTCATTGCCATATTTCACAGCATGCATCAGGACAGGGCCCCCGTGGGCCAGAGCTGGTCCCAGTGCCTCTTAACATTGGCAGTCTGCTGGTGCCACTCCTAGGCCTGATCCTGATGCTGTTATGGTATTATAAGCTCCAGTACCCCTACGCTTTCACCGCGACGGCCACCGCCTGCCTGGGGGGAGTGACGCTGCTCGTCGGGGTTATGGCTTTCTCCTCGTACCGCAGAGAGTTTTAA